CAATCCGGCTTTTCATTCGAGTCGGCATTACGGCTGGTGGCACAGGAAATGCCTGACCCACTCGGCACGGAGTTTGGAATCACCTTCGAGGAACAGAATCTCGGAGCCTCCTTTTCCTCAATTCTTACAAATCTCCGCCAACGAGTTCCCAGCGAAGACCTTGATCTCTTCGTCACCGCCCTTATGATCCATCGCAAAACCGGCGGTAATCTTGCAGAGGTACTCACCCGAACCGCAGATACTATTCGGGAGAGATTTACATTTAGGGGTGAGGTTAAGACCAAGACAATTCACAGCCGCTTCTCAGGCTTAATTCTGATCCTACTTCCAATCGCAATTATCGGCGCAATGATGTTGTTGAATCCAAGCTACTTCATGATTTTAGTTGAAGATAAGACAGGTAACTACCTTCTTGGGGGAGCTTTTATTATGCAACTAGTTGGAATTTGGATCATTAAGCGTATAGTGGACATTAAGATATAGGGAACGTGACGTGGATGTGAGAATCATATCGGCTCTGGCCTTCATTTCAATATTCCTGTTGTCATTTGCGGTGCTTTACTTTGTTTCTTCCCGTAAGCATCATACAAAAAAACGTCTCTTTGAGCTCGCAGCTGGCACTGAGAAAAATGCTACGCAAAAGACAAAGCTAACACTATTGCAGAAGAGCCTGTCCGTATTACACTTTGGAACCGGGCCGGAGTCACACCTAAAGCACTGGCTGGCCAGGGCAGGGTACTATGGTCCCCAGGCAATTTATGATTATTATGCGCTGAAGGTGGCCTCGGTCATCGTTCTGAGTGCACTTGTTGCGATCGCATCATTCTATGGTCATCTACCACTTCCCCAGGTGCTTCTATTCGTTGGCCTAGCGGTAGTGGTGGGAGCGCTTATTCCGCACTTCTGGATTAGCAATAAGATTATTCAGCGCAGTGAACAGATTCGACGAGCAGTTCCAAACATGCTCGACTTACTGGTCGTTTGTGTGGAGGCGGGATTAAGTCTCACTGCCGCGATTCAGAAGTTAGCTGTAGAATCGGAGCATAATTGCCCACCTCTGGGTCATGAATTACACATAGTTACGAGAGAAGTCCTAATAGGAAAGTCCAGAGGAGAAGCTTTCCGTAACTTGGCTGACCGAACCGGAGTTCCGGAATTGCGTTCTTTGGCAATCACGCTCATTCAAGCTGACAAACTGGGAACAAGCGTCTCCAAAGCACTCCGAGTGCTGTCTGAATCGATGCGTATTAAGCGACGACAACGAGCAGAAGAAATGGCAAACAAGGCCTCTGTAAAGCTTGTATTCCCCCTTGTGTTTTTGATCTTTCCAGAATTGCTGGTGGTCTTATTAGGACCAGCAATGTTGAATTTTCTTAAAATGTTCCCTGGT
This Candidatus Zixiibacteriota bacterium DNA region includes the following protein-coding sequences:
- a CDS encoding type II secretion system F family protein; translated protein: MLAKTKFSRVLQRMIEQAGVNVNTGTVVLAMASLGGLFLLVVNMLTGNIILATLACLAAVALPYLFLVHKRTKRIFQFEETLPDAISMVVDALQSGFSFESALRLVAQEMPDPLGTEFGITFEEQNLGASFSSILTNLRQRVPSEDLDLFVTALMIHRKTGGNLAEVLTRTADTIRERFTFRGEVKTKTIHSRFSGLILILLPIAIIGAMMLLNPSYFMILVEDKTGNYLLGGAFIMQLVGIWIIKRIVDIKI
- a CDS encoding type II secretion system F family protein gives rise to the protein MRIISALAFISIFLLSFAVLYFVSSRKHHTKKRLFELAAGTEKNATQKTKLTLLQKSLSVLHFGTGPESHLKHWLARAGYYGPQAIYDYYALKVASVIVLSALVAIASFYGHLPLPQVLLFVGLAVVVGALIPHFWISNKIIQRSEQIRRAVPNMLDLLVVCVEAGLSLTAAIQKLAVESEHNCPPLGHELHIVTREVLIGKSRGEAFRNLADRTGVPELRSLAITLIQADKLGTSVSKALRVLSESMRIKRRQRAEEMANKASVKLVFPLVFLIFPELLVVLLGPAMLNFLKMFPGVDK